The following proteins come from a genomic window of Candidatus Methylomirabilota bacterium:
- a CDS encoding ABC transporter substrate-binding protein encodes MTDSKIFRGAFETTGTPRFVMYTIQKLGLDAKHGFKLEISYAVDQVLKDLESVEVALQDGTADLIDIDWISIARERAHGAPIVAFFPYGQTVGSLVVRSDSAIRDLKDLKGRRIGVVRVMDKNWVIARAFCRKVHGFDPQDEVTVVEALSKARLTHLLEQGEVEGGFHFWQMISPLTLTGKFRTVVDVADLIQELAGTAARVPIAAFITRDDVLKERPDVLQGFSRAFREVAAFMSSDDQIWEELGRVMLQGADRPLVHAIRDGWRKMVMTEWTPETIRGIEQLFQELLAVGGKEILGVDHIPPGTFTTSVSGNSS; translated from the coding sequence ATGACCGATTCGAAGATTTTCCGAGGTGCCTTCGAGACGACTGGGACACCCCGATTCGTCATGTACACGATTCAAAAGCTGGGGCTGGACGCAAAGCACGGCTTCAAGCTGGAGATCAGCTATGCGGTCGATCAGGTCCTCAAGGACCTGGAGTCGGTCGAGGTGGCACTGCAAGATGGGACGGCAGATCTGATCGACATTGATTGGATTTCCATAGCCCGGGAGCGCGCGCACGGTGCCCCCATCGTCGCCTTTTTCCCGTACGGCCAGACGGTCGGGTCTCTCGTTGTTCGGTCGGACAGCGCTATTCGGGATCTGAAAGATCTCAAAGGGCGGCGGATCGGTGTCGTCCGGGTCATGGACAAGAACTGGGTCATCGCCCGAGCCTTCTGTCGCAAGGTCCACGGCTTCGATCCCCAAGACGAGGTCACCGTCGTCGAGGCATTGTCAAAGGCGAGGTTGACCCATCTCCTGGAGCAGGGCGAGGTGGAAGGCGGCTTTCACTTCTGGCAGATGATTTCCCCTCTCACCCTGACCGGCAAGTTCCGCACGGTGGTGGACGTGGCGGATCTCATCCAGGAGCTGGCGGGAACAGCGGCTCGGGTTCCCATCGCCGCTTTCATCACCAGGGACGATGTGCTGAAAGAGCGTCCTGACGTCCTGCAGGGATTCTCGCGCGCCTTCCGTGAGGTGGCCGCCTTCATGTCATCGGACGATCAGATCTGGGAGGAGCTGGGACGGGTGATGCTCCAAGGGGCCGACCGTCCCCTGGTGCACGCGATCCGGGACGGGTGGCGCAAGATGGTCATGACGGAATGGACCCCAGAGACCATCCGCGGCATCGAACAGCTCTTCCAAGAACTCCTTGCTGTGGGGGGGAAGGAAATTTTGGGAGTCGACCACATTCCTCCCGGCACCTTCACCACGTCCGTCTCGGGTAACTCGAGTTAG